TTTGATAGATCTCACAGTAAGACCAGATTAGAAAACGAAACTTCGAGTGAGGCTCAATAGGTAAGAAATTTTGTTTCAGGGCTAAGGAAGAAAGACAGCTTTAAACCAGAGTCAAATAAGAAATTTTCTCTTCTTTATTTTGTTGCGCATATCCAGCCTTTTCTGTTTGTACAAATTTGACGTTTCAGTTCTATCGATACAAATTTGATTCTACAGTTTAATTTAAAGTATTACTAGAGGATAAACCACACCATTTGTAAAAAATGACATGTGCTCATAGTTTATGCGAGATACACTAATCCTATATGATTAAGAATTATGTTATGCCATTCAGATATTCAACGCACACACTTCTTCGTCTTATATGCTGAGCGCCTTTCAAGGTTGATATGGGGATTATGCTGATGCACTTTTGCACCCATTTGTGTTTTATATGCCATATAAAATGTGTCCACGGTTGGTACTAATGGTTTTTATATTTCTCCTCTATAGGATACAAATTGTATTATATTTCATCATGCTACCTCTAAATAATTGCTTTTCTGTTCTATAATATTTTCTTCATTCATCATATAAAATCCCGCAGCAACGCGGGGGGAATTCTTGTAATGTCAAAGGCACTAAGAGTGGAGCCTAGGCCAGTGTAGTACAGAGCCCGGGGCGTGGTGCAAGAATACAAATTGAGCACGCTGATTGTGGCCCAAATGGAAATATATGGGATATAGAAGACAAGATTGTTATTGATTTCCCTATAGCGACACAGGCGGCATTCAGCTAATCTGAAAGAAACAGCGTCTTTCGGGTAGGCCAAAACCATGTAACTCTTTCGGTCTTCCCCTCACTTGCATCACAGGATGATGCAAGAATTGGTCCCAAATTTCCCCTTCCCGGCAGCCATGGTTGACCACAAACGCAGGCAGGCATGCAGCTCTACTTCGCAGCACTATAAATAGGGCCATGTGCCCACCCCTCTCAAATCGAAGCTGCCGTAGAGACCTTACTGCTTCAGCAAGTAGCTTCACCGAGTGTGTGCAGGAGGTTGCCATGGCGGCTCCTACCTTGACGCAATGCTTGGTCGCCATTTCCCTCCTCTCCTGTGCCGCCCAAGCACAGCTCTCGACCACGTTCTATGCGTCCTCCTGCCCCAACCTGCAGACCATCGTGCGGACGGCGATGACCCAGGCCGTCAGCGCTGAGCAGAGGATGGGCGCCTCTCTGCTCAGGCTCTTCTTCCACGACTGCTTTGTTCAAGTACTAGCTAGAATCCTCACACTACTCATCTAGCAGTTCTTAACAACTAACAACACACCATTTCTGCATGCTATGCTGGACAATTCGGTTTAACTGagatgtgatgatgatgatgatgacagggTTGCGACGGATCGATCCTTCTCGACGCCGGAGGGGAGAAGACGGCCGGCCCCAACGCCAACTCGGTGCGCGGCTTTGAGGTCATCGACACCATCAAGACGAACGTGGAGGCCGCGTGCCCCGGCGTCGTGTCGTGCGCCGACATCCTCGCGCTTGCCGCGCGCGACGGAACGAATCTTGTACGCATGTCATATCAGTTAGTTATCTGGTGTGTATGGTCGGTCAAGGGGCATGCGTCTGACACTTTTCCTTCCTTTGTTGTTGTGCGTACCGCGTACGTAGCTCGGCGGGCCGACCTGGAACGTGCCGCTCGGCCGGCGGGACTCGACGACGGCGAGCGCCTCCCTGGCCAACAGCAACCTCCCGCCGCCGACGGCGAGCCTGGGCACGCTCATCTCCCTGTTCGCCAGGCAGGGCCTGTCGGCGCGCGACATGACGGCGCTGTCGGGCGCGCACACCATCGGGCAGGCCCGGTGCACCACCTTCCGGAGCCGCATCTACGGCGACACCAACATCAACGCCTCCTTCGCGGCGCTCCGGCAGCAGACGTGCCCGCGGTCCGGCGGCGACGGCACCCTGGCGCCCATCGACGTGCAGACGCCGGCGAGGTTCGACACGGACTACTTCACCAACCTGCTGTCGCAGCGGGGCCTGTTCCACTCGGACCAGGAGCTCTTCAACGGCGGGTCGCAGGACGCGCTGGTGAGGCAGTACAGCGCCAGCGCCTCGCTCTTCAACAGCGACTTCGTGGCGGCCATGATTAAGATGGGCAACGTTGGGGTGCTCACCGGCACCGCCGGACAGATCAGGCGCAACTGCCACGTCGTCAACAGCTAGATAAATGCCTAGCTAGATACCGAtcggatatatatacttctaGCTTAGCTAGCTTGCTCATCGATCGACCGCCCATGGATGGAACGATGGATCGACCGACATGTAAGCTAGCTATAGCTAGCTTCTCATGAACTGCAGTactctatatatatagctatagatAGAACTCATCAGTACGGAGTAGTGGAATAACGACCACGCAAGGAGTGAACGAAGCAGTGTCACTTACATGGCCAGGTTACGGAGACGCAACTACATATATATAAACACCATCCATGTTTACTATATGGTCATGTCATGTGTTCGAACATCAAAGCGGTGAAGACACACTGGGGAATAAAATCGCTCATGTCCTGTCACGTGTTCTCCACTAAAAAAAAAGACAAAGTGGCCGAATAGCATTTGGGCATGGTTCACTGGGCCAAAATCTGCAGATCTAGTTCTGCACAAAGGCCTGGGTTATGTGCTCCTCCCTTTATGGGCCCACCTAATTCTGAATTGGAAAACATCTCTCTAGTTTCTATAAACGTTCATACCCACTGACAACAATTACTCTCTAAAGCTGAGCTCTCATTCTTCAACGTCAGTTTGATTTCTCTGCCATCCGATCTTTGTTTCATCGGTTGATCTGGCCATCTCGGCTCATCGCAGCCCTTCTGATTGCAACCAAACAAACAGGTTCATCCCGCTGGAGAATCTGCAACAAGGTTGATCAATTTTTATCTCAGATGAAGATGCAGTAGGAAGAAGGTGGAAACTGAtatccttgagtttcttgacagcTCATCATCGATAAACCTCGAAGCATGCTAGAGCATAGGCCTTCGCCCTCTTCTTCAACATCTCGCAGATCTCCTTAGAGAGTTGATGGATCGAAGGCTTGATAATGTTGCCCAGGTTCTTTAGGTCGGTCATGTGGTCGACCATTGTCGTCGGCCATAATAGTAGGGGAGTCAGAAAAAAGTGTGTCGACATTAAATCCTGCCAACAAACTGGTAAGAGCTAGATCATCCGGCCCACACATGGTCGAGACATTCAACAGATATAGATCTAAATGGTGATACTGACTAGCGGGTCGATGGGGTCGATTCGACGCTAGTTCTTTGCCAAAAATCCACGAACGTCTCCCAAAAGACCCATAAGGGAGACGCGTAGCAGGATGAACTAGGATGAGAAAGACCACCTATAATGCCGACAATCTCGTCGAGAGAAGTGCTAGAGGCACCAAAAGAGTTTTGGGTATAAGATAAAAAGTAAGATAGATCGGTTTTTTTACGATTAAATAGATTGATCTTTCAATCGGCCGTGACTCTCATATAAATAGTGGGTAGTCTTATTGTACAAGAAACCTATAATTTCCCACGAAATTGAATGAGttttcaaagaaaaaaacaaattaGGGCTCGGGCCGGCAAAACCGGCCTAGGCCGGGTTCAACAGGATTGATGAGGAGTCTGCTCAAATTTGTCTGGGCAGATTTTTATTGTCAGCTTGGCCAAGTCAAGGCCGATTTTTTCTAGAGATAAATGCAccgtaggtccatcaactttttgtGCTGTGTCGTTCAGGTCCATTAACTCTGAAAGTGCATATTTGAGTACATAAACTTTTTAAATTGTGTCATTTAGGTCCATATCCCTCCGTTTGGGGAATAGATCTTATGTGGCAATACATGTCAGCAGCCACCGTGTCCATAGGTCATGTGAGCAGCACGTGAGGGCCCTTTGCCAATCGTTTTTTTTTTGCCGATAGCCCCCTATCCTTTCCATTCCCTCACTCTtcaccccttcctctcccttcccttcgAAGCCATCGTCCCTGGATTTCAGACGACGTCGGGGCGCTGGGTGAGACGACAGAGGCGGCGGGTGGTACCAACGACGACATAGCCGGTGGAGGCGGTGAAAATTGTGTGGGGTGGTGGTGTCGAGCGCTGACTGCCACGCCGATCGTGGCCGGTCGGCACGATGGTGGCCTCTTTGCGAGCACTGGGGGGCACAGGCGCCACAGTATGATGAGTTCTTCTATGTCATGAACTCTAAAATTGGTTGGTTTAGGAGGTATTTTTTGCGTCGATTTGCTCGCTTGTTGCAGAAAATGTCTTCTTTTGTCGGCTAGGGTTTCATGTATTGGTCATTTATGTTGTAGATTTTGGGGTTTTCTTCTGTAGGCACTATCATTGATTCCAGCTCCTCCGCTGCAGAGCTAGGTAAACCAGGTGATGTTCCACTGATTAGGTGCACAGAATGCCACAAGTGGTAGGTGGTTCAGCGTGTTTCGAAGCAACCCTGGAGCGACAGTGAGGTTTTCTACTGTTGCCCAGCCCACAAGGTGAGATTTAAATTGTTTTGATTCGACTGGATGTTTACATTGCAGTTTGCAGTAAAGATTGATCCTTTCCTCTTGCTTGTAGCGCAAAGGCTTGGGTTGTCCCTTTTTCAAATAGGAGAAGGAGTATATCGAACATGTTGAGTCTTTGAAGGAGGGCATGGATTTTCCCAGCATCTGATGCCGTAGGAGCAAGCAAGTGCCTCCAATGCCGAGCAAGTTGTGGAATCCAAAGAGCAGGAAGCAGCCGTAGGGATGAAAAAGGAAAGAGGCATTGTTGTTGATGCTGATattatgaaacatttgcaaaccTTGGTTAGAACTGGTGACAACTTAGTTAGGTTGATGCAACTGACTTGTTTCATGGCTTTATGTATTACCTTATTGCTGTTCTTGATCCTGGTTGTAATCACCATTAAGGTCTGAATGTGTACGGATGAATGACTAAGTTATGAAGTTCTATGCAATTTGAAGGTGTATTGTCTAAAATGTGAATGTGAGTTTACAATTTTTCTCTTGTCTTGAAAAATGAAAGAAATTCAAACTGATTTCAACAAGCATAGAGTGTACACAAAAAATTAACTGATAATCTAAAGATGCCTTGATATCATTCTAGTGAACTAGAGCATTGTTTTGCAACCAAAGCATACATATAGTTTTGCTGGTATAGCATACCAAAAGCCATATACAAAAGATAGGAAATCTGTAGTTTGTTTCCTAATGTTTGCAGCTGAAACATTCACACAGTTTTGTAATGTTTCGAGCTAAAACATTCACATAGTTATACCTAACCAAAAGGTCATCTTTCTGTTGTACAAAAGGCAGAAAAAATGAACATGCACTTGGAGTTTTTACATGATTTACAATTTCACACACATCATTACTTGTCCTCTTCAACCAACAGCACCATCAGGATTGTTTATTGCAGCAGAAACCTTCTTGTGGGATGTTTTCTTCTTGCCAGCAGCAGTCTTCTTTGTAGCAGTTGTTTTCTTCACAGCAGTGGACCTTGATCTCCTAGCCTTTGTTGCAGTAGTGGGTGGAACTGGCCTAGCTGCTGGTTGGTTAGACAATATGAAGCTTGAAAATGGAAGTGATTTTTTTTCCAGTAATCTACTCTGTGATGACTGAGAATGGAGATGATTAGTTTGAATGAGATGCTAGGTGATCTAGAGGAATTAAATGACAGTGACACTAACCTCTGCTTGCATCTGGGACATCATGGTGCTTGATAACTGGGACATCATTGGCATGTTAGTTTCTCCAAACATGGAAACCTATAACATAAAATTGACAACTTAGATAAGGCATACTAGTACAATGTGTTGTCACATGAGAAGTTACCTAACTAATCACCAGCATAGAAGTTTGAACTGGCATCATTGCCATGTCACTATAATCTTCAGTTGCAGCTTCCTCAAAAAACTCTTTAGTTTTAACTAGCATAGAAGTTTGGATCCTCTGTGCAGGTATCTTGGGTTTTAGTCCAGCCTTTCTCATGCTACATGTAGCCCTATTATGTCCTTTGTCTCCACAGTATCTACATGTCATTTGAACTCCATGCTTTGTCAACCTTGGTCCATGACTACCTTGTACCTCATATGGTTGCTTCTTCCTTGATTTAGGAGGCCTTCCTACTTTCTTCACATATACCGGTGATAGAATTACATTGCCTCCAATTTTCTGCCATGTGCTCTTGTCTTTACATGGCCACACATTGTGGCCATAAGCACTGAGATAGCTATTGGAAGAGTAACACTCAGGTACAACTGACTCTGGTGTGATCCTTTCATGCCTCAAGCATGAAATTGCATGAGAGCATGGGATTCCAGTGAGGTCCCACCTTCTGCAATCACAAGTCTTCATATTGATGTCCACTAAGAAACTATAGTCCCTATCTTATACCTAGAATATGCCCTGTCCAGCAGGCATTGCATAACATGTATTGGCCCATTCTCTGTTCCTGTTAATTATCTTCTTTATCTTAGGACGGATGTGTCCCTGCTACTCTTCTCCCACCTCCCTCTGCTTTTTGTAGAACTTGGACATTAGTTGTCCCTTGATCTGCTCTAGCATACTAAGAATTGG
The nucleotide sequence above comes from Miscanthus floridulus cultivar M001 chromosome 18, ASM1932011v1, whole genome shotgun sequence. Encoded proteins:
- the LOC136520489 gene encoding peroxidase P7-like; amino-acid sequence: MCPPLSNRSCRRDLTASASSFTECVQEVAMAAPTLTQCLVAISLLSCAAQAQLSTTFYASSCPNLQTIVRTAMTQAVSAEQRMGASLLRLFFHDCFVQGCDGSILLDAGGEKTAGPNANSVRGFEVIDTIKTNVEAACPGVVSCADILALAARDGTNLLGGPTWNVPLGRRDSTTASASLANSNLPPPTASLGTLISLFARQGLSARDMTALSGAHTIGQARCTTFRSRIYGDTNINASFAALRQQTCPRSGGDGTLAPIDVQTPARFDTDYFTNLLSQRGLFHSDQELFNGGSQDALVRQYSASASLFNSDFVAAMIKMGNVGVLTGTAGQIRRNCHVVNS